The Candidatus Cloacimonadota bacterium nucleotide sequence ACCAACGACCGGATGAATCCGGTGTTCCGGCGCTTTCGTAAGCTACATATAAATCAGCGTTATCGGCGTAATCTGCGTGACACCTCATCAGCCTAATCTGCGTGACACCTCACCAGCCTAATCCGCGTGCAATAATAAAAACTGTTGACCAAAAAGACCAGCCCCCAAATCCTTGCACAAAGCACCAAGGGGAATAAAAAAAGTGAAAGAAATTCTCTCCGACTATTTGAGTAAGATACAGGCTTTGATTAACTCTGGCAAAGCCACCGAGGAATCATATTACCACATCCTGAAGGAAATGATTGACGCCTGGGCGCTGAAAAACAACAGAAAAAACTGCGAAGTCCTCATCCTGCCAAAAGCCACCGAAGGGGGAAATCCCGACTTCAGAGTGTGGGACGGCAAAGCCCGCATCACCGGATACATCGAAGCCAAAAAACCCGAAACCTTCCATCTTGACCCCATCGCCGTCACGCCCCAGCTCAAGCGCTATCTGGAGACTTTTCCAAATCTCATCCTCACAAACTTCTTTGAATTTCGCCTTTACCAACACGGAGAACTGCTCCAAACCGCCCTCGCCGCCAGCCCCATCAACGCCACCCAAATGAAGAAAACACCCCCGCTTTTGGACGTGGCGGAGCTGGACAGCCTCCTGGAGCGCTATTTTGAATTTGACCTCCCCGCCATCACCGACCCCCAAAGCCTGGCGGACGCCTTGGCAAAGCGCACCAGATTCCTTCGCGACGAGATTTTGCACATCATGAAGCAGGAATATCGGGAGGAGGAAGACACGCCTCAAAAGGGTTTGCCGGGCTTCTATGACGCCTTTAAAAAGATGCTCATCAGCAAGCTCACCATCGAGCAATTTGCCGACCTCTATGCCCAAACCCTCACCTACGGCATCTTTGCCGCCAGAACCCGCAGCGATGGCGAATTTCACCGCGAATTGATTTACCAAAACATCCCCGGCACCCTGGGCATCCTGAAAAACATTTTCCGCTATATCAGCCTGGAAGAGCCGCCGAAGGCCCTGGCGGTGCAGATTGAAGACATCGCCGACATCCTCTTTAAAACCGACATCAAAAAAATCCTCCATCGCTACTATGTGGAAGGCAGAGGCAGCGACCCCATCGTCCACTTCTATGAAACCTTTTTGAGCGTTTACGACCCCGAACTGCGTGAAAAACGAGGGGTTTACTACACGCCGGAGCCCGTGGTGCGCTACATCGTGCGCAGCATACACAGCCTCCTGAAAAGCCGCTTTGACAAGGAAGACGGCCTGGCGTCGCCGGACGTGACCATCCTGGACCCCGCCGCGGGAACCCTCACCTTCCCCGCAGAAGCCATCCGCCTCGCCATCAGCCACCAAGAGCAAAAATATGGCGAAGGCAGCGTCCACAAATTGATTGAGGAACACATCCTGCCAAACTTCCACGCCATCGAACTG carries:
- a CDS encoding N-6 DNA methylase, producing MIDAWALKNNRKNCEVLILPKATEGGNPDFRVWDGKARITGYIEAKKPETFHLDPIAVTPQLKRYLETFPNLILTNFFEFRLYQHGELLQTALAASPINATQMKKTPPLLDVAELDSLLERYFEFDLPAITDPQSLADALAKRTRFLRDEILHIMKQEYREEEDTPQKGLPGFYDAFKKMLISKLTIEQFADLYAQTLTYGIFAARTRSDGEFHRELIYQNIPGTLGILKNIFRYISLEEPPKALAVQIEDIADILFKTDIKKILHRYYVEGRGSDPIVHFYETFLSVYDPELREKRGVYYTPEPVVRYIVRSIHSLLKSRFDKEDGLASPDVTILDPAAGTLTFPAEAIRLAISHQEQKYGEGSVHKLIEEHILPNFHAIELMMAPYTVGHLKISYLLGEYGYEMKDDERFKLYLSNTLEMD